One segment of Vulpes lagopus strain Blue_001 chromosome 8, ASM1834538v1, whole genome shotgun sequence DNA contains the following:
- the LOC121497769 gene encoding LOW QUALITY PROTEIN: protocadherin alpha-7-like (The sequence of the model RefSeq protein was modified relative to this genomic sequence to represent the inferred CDS: deleted 1 base in 1 codon): MVCSNQGDREHRHLLLFFMMLTAWEPASGQIHYSVPEEAKHGTFVGRIAQDLGLELAELVPRLFRLASKGHGDLLEVNLQNGILFVNSRIDREELCGRTLECSIHLEVIVDRPLQVFHVEVEVKDINDNAPVFPETQKNLFIAESRMLDSRFPLEDASDADIEENALLTYRLSPNEFFSLDVPTNDEQVKPLGLVLRKPLDREQSPELHLLLTATDRGKPELTGTVQLLVKVLDANDNAPAFDRTVYAVKLPENVPNGTLVIKLNASDLDEGLNGDIIYSFFSDISPDIKSKFYIDAVSGEIIAIGHIDFEESKTYKLRVEAIDKGSLPLAGHCTVLVQVLDANDNAPELTVTSLSLPILENAQPGTVITLISVSDRDSGANGQVTCSLTPQVPFKLVSTFKNYYSLVLDSALDRESVANYALVVTARDGGSPSLSATASVSVEVADVNDNAPAFAQPEYTVFVKENNPPGCHIFTVSARDADAQENALVSYSLVERRVGERALSSYVSVHAESGKVYALQPLDHEELELLQFQVSARDAGVPPLGSNVTLQVFVLDENDNAPALLPLPGARGGGGALSEPVSRAVGAGHVVAKVRAVDADSGYNAWLSYELQPAAGGARSPFRVALYTGEISTTRALDEADAPRQRLLVLVKDHGEPALTATATVLLSLVESGQAPRPSSRVLAGGAVAGAGEGAGAALVDVNVYLIVAICAVSSLLVLALLLSTALRCSAPPSEGACGPGKPTLVCSSAVGSWSHSQQRRQRCALGRARPRPTSWPSAPACLRVPDL, encoded by the exons ATGGTGTGCTCAAATCAAGGCGATCGGGAGCACCGGCATCTACTGCTGTTTTTTATGATGCTCACAGCCTGGGAGCCCGCGAGCGGTCAGATCCACTACTCGGTCCCGGAGGAGGCCAAACACGGCACCTTCGTGGGCCGCATCGCCCAGgacctggggctggagctggcgGAGCTGGTGCCGCGCCTTTTCCGACTGGCGTCCAAAGGCCACGGGGACCTTCTGGAGGTAAATCTGCAGAATGGCATTTTGTTTGTGAATTCTCGGATCGACCGGGAGGAGCTGTGTGGGAGGACTCTGGAGTGCAGCATCCACCTGGAGGTGATCGTGGACAGGCCGCTGCAGGTTTTCcatgtggaggtggaggtgaaggACATTAACGACAATGCGCCTGTGTTCCCCGAGACACAAAAGAATCTGTTTATAGCCGAATCTAGGATGCTTGACTCTCGGTTTCCACTAGAGGACGCTTCCGACGCAGATATTGAGGAGAATGCGCTGTTGACTTACAGACTGAGCCCCAACGAATTTTTCTCTCTGGACGTGCCAACAAATGACGAACAGGTAAAGCCTCTTGGACTTGTATTACGGAAGCCTTTAGACAGGGAGCAATCTCCGGAACTTCATTTATTGCTCACGGCCACTGATAGAGGCAAACCTGAGCTGACTGGCACCGTTCAGTTACTCGTCAAAGTGCTGGACGCCAATGACAACGCCCCAGCTTTTGATAGAACAGTCTATGCCGTGAAATTACCAGAAAACGTCCCAAATGGGACTTTGGTAATTAAACTTAACGCCTCAGACTTGGATGAAGGCTTGAATGGGGATATTATTTACTCATTCTTTAGTGACATTTCCCCAGATATAAAATCTAAATTCTACATAGATGCCGTAAGTGGAGAAATTATAGCAATAGGACATATCGACTTTGAAGAAAGCAAAACCTACAAACTTCGAGTGGAAGCAATCGATAAAGGCTCCCTACCACTAGCTGGTCATTGTACAGTTCTTGTGCAAGTTTTGGATGCTAATGATAATGCTCCAGAGTTGACTGTtacctccctgtctctccctaTCTTAGAGAATGCTCAGCCCGGCACAGTCATCACCTTGATCAGCGTGTCCGACCGTGACTCTGGCGCCAACGGGCAGGTGACCTGCTCACTAACACCCCAAGTCCCCTTCAAGCTGGTGTCCACCTTCAAGAATTACTATTCGCTGGTGCTGGACAGCGCCCTGGACAGGGAGAGCGTGGCGAACTACGCTCTGGTAGTGACCGCACGCGACGGAGGCTCGCCTTCGCTGTCGGCCACGGCCAGCGTGTCCGTGGAGGTGGCCGACGTGAACGACAACGCGCCGGCATTCGCGCAGCCCGAGTACACGGTGTTCGTGAAGGAGAACAACCCGCCCGGCTGCCACATCTTCACGGTGTCGGCGCGCGACGCCGACGCGCAGGAGAACGCGCTGGTGTCCTACTCGCTGGTGGAGCGGCGCGTGGGCGAGCGCGCGCTGTCGAGCTACGTGTCGGTGCACGCGGAGAGCGGCAAGGTGTACGCGCTGCAGCCGCTGGACCACGAGGAGCTGGAGCTGCTGCAGTTCCAAGTGAGCGCGCGCGACGCGGGCGTGCCTCCCCTGGGCAGCAACGTGACGCTGCAGGTGTTCGTGCTGGACGAGAACGACAACGCGCCCGCGCTGCTGCCGCTgcccggggcgcgcggcgggggcggcgcgctGAGCGAGCCGGTGTCGCGGGCGGTGGGCGCGGGCCACGTGGTGGCCAAGGTGCGCGCGGTGGACGCGGACTCGGGCTACAACGCGTGGCTGTCGTACGAGCTGCagccggcggcggggggcgcgcgcaGCCCGTTCCGCGTGGCGCTGTACACGGGCGAGATCAGCACGACGCGCGCCCTGGACGAGGCGGACGCGCCGCGCCAGCGCCTGCTGGTGCTGGTGAAGGACCACGGCGAGCCGGCGCTGACGGCCACGGCCACTGTGCTGCTGTCGCTGGTGGAGAGCGGCCAGGCGCCCAGGCCGTCGTCGCGGGTGTTGGCCGGCGGCGCGGTTGCGGGCGCGGgcgagggcgcgggcgcggcgctGGTGGACGTCAACGTGTACCTGATCGTGGCCATCTGCGCGGTGTCCAGCCTGTTGGTGCTCGCGCTGCTGCTGTCCACGGCGCTGCGGTGCTCGGCGCCGCCCAGCGAGGGCGCGTGCGGGCCGGGGAAGCCCACGCTGGTGTGCTCCAGCGCGGTGGGGAGCTGGTCGCACTCGCAGCAGAGGCGGCAGAGG TGTGCTCTGGGGAGGGCCCGCCCAAGGCCGACCTCATGGCCTTCAGCCCCAGCCTGCCTCCGTGTCCCGGATCTCTAA
- the LOC121496924 gene encoding LOW QUALITY PROTEIN: protocadherin alpha-6-like (The sequence of the model RefSeq protein was modified relative to this genomic sequence to represent the inferred CDS: deleted 1 base in 1 codon) — MVITLEGRLGSQHLLLSLLILTAWKAGSGQVRYSVPEEAKHGTFVGRIAQDLGLELAELVPRLFRLASKGHGDLLEVNLQNGILFVNSRIDREELCGRSAECSIHLEVIVDRPLQVFHVEVEVKDINDNAPVFHLKEQRVRISESRLPDSLFPLEGASDADVGSNSILTYKLSSSKYFALDVKTNSDDNTQIGLVLRKSLDREEVPEHNLLLTATDEGKPELTGTVQVLVTVLDVNDNAPSFEQTEYEVRIFENLGNGTVVIRLNASDRDEGVNGEISYSFNSLVPAMVGDQFRIDPNTGEIVTKGNLDFEKLNLYKIRVDATDKGHPPMAGHCTVVLRVLDINDNVPQIALTSLSLPIREDAQLGTVIALISVSDRDSGANGQVTCSLTPQVPFKLVSTFKNYYSLVLDSALDRESVANYALVVTARDGGSPSLSATASVSVEVADVNDNAPAFAQPEYTVFVKENNPPGCHIFTVSARDADAQENALVSYSLVERRVGERALSSYVSVHAESGKVYALQPLDHEELELLQFQVSARDAGVPPLGSNVTLQVFVLDENDNAPALLPLPGARGGGGALSEPVSRAVGAGHVVAKVRAVDADSGYNAWLSYELQPAAGGARSPFRVALYTGEISTTRALDEADAPRQRLLVLVKDHGEPALTATATVLLSLVESGQAPRPSSRVSAGGAGAGEGAGAALVDVNVYLIVAICAVSSLLVLALLLSTALRCSAPPSEGACGPGKPTLVCSSAVGSWSHSQQRRQRCAPGRARPRPTSWPSAPVIHPA; from the exons aTGGTTATTACCCTGGAAGGCCGACTGGGATCTCAGCATCTGCTGCTTTCGCTTCTGATCCTCACAGCCTGGAAGGCGGGGAGCGGCCAGGTCCGCTACTCGGTCCCGGAGGAGGCCAAACACGGCACCTTCGTGGGCCGCATCGCCCAGgacctggggctggagctggcgGAGCTGGTGCCGCGCCTTTTCCGACTGGCGTCCAAAGGCCACGGGGACCTTCTGGAGGTAAATCTGCAGAATGGCATTTTGTTTGTGAATTCTCGGATCGACCGGGAGGAGCTGTGCGGGCGGAGCGCGGAGTGCAGCATCCACCTGGAGGTGATCGTGGACAGGCCGCTGCAGGTTTTCcatgtggaggtggaggtgaaggACATTAACGACAACGCGCCGGTGTTTCATTTAAAGGAACAAAGAGTGCGGATTTCCGAATCAAGGCTGCCAGACTCTCTGTTTCCACTAGAGGGCGCGTCAGATGCGGATGTTGGCTCAAACTCCATCTTAACCTATAAACTAAGTTCTAGTAAATACTTCGCCCTAGATGTGAAAACAAACAGTGATGACAATACACAGATTGGGCTCGTATTAAGGAAATCCTTGGACAGAGAGGAAGTTCCCGAACATAACTTACTGCTGACAGCCACTGACGAAGGCAAACCTGAGCTCACTGGTACTGTTCAGGTGTTGGTCACTGTGCTGGACGTGAATGACAATGCTCCCAGTTTCGAACAGACTGAATATGAAGTAAGGATCTTCGAAAATTTGGGTAACGGAACAGTAGTAATCAGACTGAATGCTTCTGATCGCGATGAAGGAGTGAATGGGGagatttcatattcttttaatagTCTTGTTCCAGCCATGGTTGGTGACCAGTTTAGAATAGATCCAAATACTGGAGAAATAGTAACTAAAGGGAatttagattttgaaaaattaaatttatacaaaattcGTGTTGACGCGACAGACAAAGGTCACCCACCCATGGCTGGTCATTGCACTGTTGTATTGAGAGTTTTGGATATAAATGATAATGTCCCTCAGATTGCATTGACCTCCTTATCCTTGCCTATCCGAGAGGACGCTCAATTAGGTACTGTTATTGCCCTAATCAGCGTGTCCGACCGTGACTCTGGCGCCAACGGGCAGGTGACCTGCTCACTAACACCCCAAGTCCCCTTCAAGCTGGTGTCCACCTTCAAGAATTACTATTCGCTGGTGCTGGACAGCGCCCTGGACAGGGAGAGCGTGGCGAACTACGCTCTGGTAGTGACCGCACGCGACGGAGGCTCGCCTTCGCTGTCGGCCACGGCCAGCGTGTCCGTGGAGGTGGCCGACGTGAACGACAACGCGCCGGCATTCGCGCAGCCCGAGTACACGGTGTTCGTGAAGGAGAACAACCCGCCCGGCTGCCACATCTTCACGGTGTCGGCGCGCGACGCCGACGCGCAGGAGAACGCGCTGGTGTCCTACTCGCTGGTGGAGCGGCGCGTGGGCGAGCGCGCGCTGTCGAGCTACGTGTCGGTGCACGCGGAGAGCGGCAAGGTGTACGCGCTGCAGCCGCTGGACCACGAGGAGCTGGAGCTGCTGCAGTTCCAAGTGAGCGCGCGCGACGCGGGCGTGCCTCCCCTGGGCAGCAACGTGACGCTGCAGGTGTTCGTGCTGGACGAGAACGACAACGCGCCCGCGCTGCTGCCGCTgcccggggcgcgcggcgggggcggcgcgctGAGCGAGCCGGTGTCGCGGGCGGTGGGCGCGGGCCACGTGGTGGCCAAGGTGCGCGCGGTGGACGCGGACTCGGGCTACAACGCGTGGCTGTCGTACGAGCTGCagccggcggcggggggcgcgcgcaGCCCGTTCCGCGTGGCGCTGTACACGGGCGAGATCAGCACGACGCGCGCCCTGGACGAGGCGGACGCGCCGCGCCAGCGCCTGCTGGTGCTGGTGAAGGACCACGGCGAGCCGGCGCTGACGGCCACGGCCACTGTGCTGCTGTCGCTGGTGGAGAGCGGCCAGGCGCCCAGGCCGTCGTCGCGGGTgtcggcgggcggcgcgggcgcgggcgagggcgcgggcgcggcgctGGTGGACGTCAACGTGTACCTGATCGTGGCCATCTGCGCGGTGTCCAGCCTGTTGGTGCTCGCGCTGCTGCTGTCCACGGCGCTGCGGTGCTCGGCGCCGCCCAGCGAGGGCGCGTGCGGGCCTGGGAAGCCCACGCTGGTGTGCTCCAGCGCGGTGGGGAGCTGGTCGCACTCGCAGCAGAGGCGGCAGAGG TGTGCTCCGGGGAGGGCCCGCCCAAGGCCGACCTCATGGCCTTCAGCCCCAGTCATCCACCCTGCCTAG
- the LOC121496923 gene encoding protocadherin alpha-10-like — protein MLVYTPSSLIARHGLLLLLLLAAWKAGSGQVRYSVPEETKHGTFVGRIAQDLGLELAELVPRLFRLASKGHGNLLEVNLQNGILFVNSRIDREELCGRSAECSIHLEVIVDRPLQVFHVEVEVKDINDNAPIFSVSEQKLSIPESRLLDSRFPLEGASDADVGENAVLTYRLSPNEFFILDIINKKDKGKFPVLVLGKMLDREENPQLQLLLTATDGGKPEYTGSVTLLILVLDANDNAPIFDRSVYEVKMYENSANQTLVIWLNASDADEGINKEMIYSFSALVSPSIRRKFLMNEKTGEIRVNDAIDFEDSNTYEIHVDVTDRGNPPMVSHCTVLVEVLDENDNPPEVVITSLALPVQEDAQVGTVIALISVSDRDSGANGQVTCSLTPQVPFKLVSTFKNYYSLVLDSALDRESVANYALVVTARDGGSPSLSATASVSVEVADVNDNAPAFAQPEYTVFVKENNPPGCHIFTVSARDADAQENALVSYSLVERRVGERALSSYVSVHAESGKVYALQPLDHEELELLQFQVSARDAGVPPLGSNVTLQVFVLDENDNAPALLPLPGARGGGGALSEPVSRAVGAGHVVAKVRAVDADSGYNAWLSYELQPAAGGARSPFRVALYTGEISTTRALDEADAPRQRLLVLVKDHGEPALTATATVLLSLVESGQAPRPSSRVSAGGAGAGEGAGAALVDVNVYLIVAICAVSSLLVLTLLLSTALRCSAPPSEGACGPGKPTLVCSSAVGSWSHSQQRRQRVCSGEGPPKADLMAFSPSLPPCPVPDVEMEGESSGGDYSGKVGYYFFNFHMLLCE, from the coding sequence ATGCTGGTCTACACACCCAGCAGCCTCATAGCCCGACACGGGCTTCTTTTGCTTCTGCTCCTCGCAGCCTGGAAGGCGGGGAGCGGCCAGGTCCGCTACTCGGTCCCGGAGGAGACCAAACACGGCACCTTCGTGGGCCGCATCGCCCAGgacctggggctggagctggcgGAGCTGGTGCCGCGCCTTTTCCGACTGGCGTCCAAAGGCCACGGGAACCTTCTGGAGGTGAATCTGCAGAATGGCATTTTGTTTGTGAATTCTCGGATCGACCGGGAGGAGCTGTGCGGGCGGAGCGCGGAGTGCAGCATCCACCTGGAGGTGATCGTGGACAGGCCGCTGCAGGTTTTCcatgtggaggtggaggtgaaggACATTAACGACAATGCGCCCATCTTCTCAGTCTCAGAACAAAAGCTTTCGATACCGGAATCTCGACTGCTTGACTCCCGGTTTCCGCTAGAAGGCGCCTCTGATGCGGATGTTGGAGAGAATGCAGTGCTGACTTACAGACTCAGTCCAAATGAgtttttcattcttgatattataaacaaaaaagacaaaggcaAATTTCCAGTGCTTGTTCTAGGAAAAATGCTAGATCGTGAAGAAAACCCTCAGCTTCAGTTGTTATTAACGGCAACTGATGGAGGCAAACCGGAATATACAGGATCTGTTACTCTGCTGATCTTGGTGTTGGATGCTAATGATAATGCGCCTATATTTGACCGATCTGTTTATGAAGTAAAGATGTATGAAAATTCAGCGAACCAAACATTAGTAATATGGCTAAATGCGTCTGATGCAGATGAAGGAATAAACAAGGAAATGATATATTCATTTAGTGCTTTGGTTTCTCCCAGCATAAGAAGGAAATTTCTAATGAATGAAAAAACGGGAGAAATAAGAGTAAATGATGCTATTGACTTTGAGGATAGTAACACTTACGAAATTCATGTAGATGTTACAGATAGAGGAAACCCACCCATGGTTAGTCATTGCACCGTCCTAGTGGAAGTTCTGGATGAAAATGATAATCCACCTGAGGTGGTTATCACTTCTTTGGCTCTCCCGGTGCAAGAGGATGCTCAGGTGGGCACCGTCATCGCCTTGATCAGCGTGTCCGACCGTGACTCTGGCGCCAACGGGCAGGTGACCTGCTCACTAACACCCCAAGTCCCCTTCAAGCTGGTGTCCACCTTCAAGAATTACTATTCGCTGGTGCTGGACAGCGCCCTGGACAGGGAGAGCGTGGCGAACTACGCTCTGGTAGTGACCGCACGCGACGGAGGCTCGCCTTCGCTGTCGGCCACGGCCAGCGTGTCCGTGGAGGTGGCCGACGTGAACGACAACGCGCCGGCATTCGCGCAGCCCGAGTACACGGTGTTCGTGAAGGAGAACAACCCGCCCGGCTGCCACATCTTCACGGTGTCGGCGCGCGACGCCGACGCGCAGGAGAACGCGCTGGTGTCCTACTCGCTGGTGGAGCGGCGCGTGGGCGAGCGCGCGCTGTCGAGCTACGTGTCGGTGCACGCGGAGAGCGGCAAGGTGTACGCGCTGCAGCCGCTGGACCACGAGGAGCTGGAGCTGCTGCAGTTCCAAGTGAGCGCGCGCGACGCGGGCGTGCCTCCCCTGGGCAGCAACGTGACGCTGCAGGTGTTCGTGCTGGACGAGAACGACAACGCGCCCGCGCTGCTGCCGCTgcccggggcgcgcggcgggggcggcgcgctGAGCGAGCCGGTGTCGCGGGCGGTGGGCGCGGGCCACGTGGTGGCCAAGGTGCGCGCGGTGGACGCGGACTCGGGCTACAACGCGTGGCTGTCGTACGAGCTGCagccggcggcggggggcgcgcgcaGCCCGTTCCGCGTGGCGCTGTACACGGGCGAGATCAGCACGACGCGCGCCCTGGACGAGGCGGACGCGCCGCGCCAGCGCCTGCTGGTGCTGGTGAAGGACCACGGCGAGCCGGCGCTGACGGCCACGGCCACTGTGCTGCTGTCGCTGGTGGAGAGCGGCCAGGCGCCCAGGCCGTCGTCGCGGGTgtcggcgggcggcgcgggcgcgggcgagggcgcgggcgcggcgctGGTGGACGTCAACGTGTACCTGATCGTGGCCATCTGCGCGGTGTCCAGCCTGTTGGTGCTCACGCTGCTGCTGTCCACGGCGCTGCGGTGCTCGGCGCCGCCCAGCGAGGGCGCGTGCGGGCCGGGGAAGCCCACGCTGGTGTGCTCCAGCGCGGTGGGGAGCTGGTCGCACTCGCAGCAGAGGCGGCAGAGGGTGTGCTCTGGGGAGGGCCCGCCCAAGGCCGACCTCATGGCCTTCAGCCCCAGTCTGCCTCCGTGTCCAGTACCAGATGTGGAAATGGAAGGAGAGTCTTCTGGAGGGGACTACTCTGGAAAGGTGggttattacttttttaatttccatatgttGCTCTGTGAATAA